TCGGCTGAAAGGTCTTCGCTTCGGCCCCGCCGGTGATGTGGTGGATCAGCGCGCCCATTGCCGTGGTTCCGGGCGGGGGTGTCAGATCACGCCCCTGTGCCTCCGCCGCGGCCATGCGCCCGGCCAGCAGACCCATTGCAGCGCTTTCCACATAGCCCTCCACCCCCGTCACCTGCCCGGCAAAGCGCAGATTGGGCCGCGTGCGCAGCCGCATCCGGTCATCCAGCAGCGTGGGCGAGTTCAGAAAGCTGTTGCGATGAATCCCGCCGAGCCGCGCGAAGCTGGCATTCTGCAAACCGGGAATCATGCGGAAAACTTCCGTCTGCGCGCCGTATTTCATCTTGGTCTGGAAGCCGACGATATTGTAAAGCGTCCCGAGCGCATTATCCCGCCGAAGCTGCACGACCGCATAGGGTTTTTCATCCGGCTTATGGGCATTGGTCAGCCCGACCGGCTTCATCGGGCCGTGACGCAGGGTTTCGCGGCCACGCTCCGACATGACCTCAATGGGCAGGCAGCCGTCGAAATAGCCTGCGGTTTCACCCTCATGAAACTCGGTCTTGTCAGCGGAGAGAAGCGCGTCGATGAACGCCTCATATTCGGCCTTGGTCATCGGGCAATTGATATAGGCGGTGCGTTCTTCCTCCGTCTCGCCCTTGTCATAGCGGGATTGCCGCCAAGCCACTCCCATGTCGATCGTGTCAGCATAGACGATTGGCGCGATGGCATCAAAGAAGGCGAGCGCATCCGCCCCGGTCTCCGCCCGGATCGCATCGCCCAGAGCCGCCGAGGTCAGCGGCCCGGTGGCGATGATCCAGCGTCCTTCTGCGGGCAGCGCGGTAATCTCTCCGGTCTCGACTGAGATCAGCGGTTCACCCCGCAGGGCGGCGGTGACATCGGCAGAAAATGCCTCGCGGTCCACGGCGAGCGCGCCGCCTGCGGGCAGCTTGTGCCGGTCGGCCATCGCCATAATGAGGCCGTTCGCCTGCCGCATCTCCCAATGGAGTTGGCCCACGGCGTTGTTCTGATCGTCATCCGAGCGGAAGGAGTTCGAGCAGACCATTTCCGCGAAATCGCCGGTCTTGTGGGCGAAGGTTTCGACATGCGGGCGCATCTCGTGCAGCACGACGGGGACGCCCGCGCGGCTGATCTGCCACGCGGCCTCCGAACCGGCCAGACCGGCACCGATGATATGAACGGGTTCCATGAGCGGGGAGCTAATGCTTGTTGCGGGGCGGTGCAAGATCACGCCTGCGCGTGACCGCGGGCAGCGTCGGGCCGCCGGGTGGACGCGCTGCGGCAGCCGCGATGCGCTTTATCGTGCAATCCCGCTGAACGGGCGTTCGGCGTGGAGCGGCGCCAAAGCCTCCGCCCGAGGGGGCGGCCGGACGCTGCCCGGCGGGGCTGCGCCCCTTGATTCCGGGCGGGGATATTGCTCCGCCGGAAAGGCAAAAAGGCGCGGGAATTTCCCGCGCCTTTCATCAATCATCCAAGCCGGATTACGAATCCAGCTTCTCGACCCGCGCGCTGTTTTCGACACGGTCGATGGCGATTCTGCGGGGTTTCAGGGATTCGGGGACTTCGCGGATCAGGTCGATGTGGAGCATGCCGTCCTGATGCGAGGCGCCCTCGACGCGGATATGTTCCGCCAAGGTGAACCGGCGCTCGAAGGCGCGGGTGGCGATGCCGCGATGCAGGAAGGTGCGGTCCTCATCCTCTTCAGCTTTCTTTGCCGAGACGATGACAGCACCGTCACGCAGTTCGACATTCAGATCGTCTGCAGTGAAGCCGGCCACGGCGACGGAGATGCGGTAAGCATCATCGCCGGTTTTTTCAATGTTATAAGGGGGATAGGACTGGGTTGCGCTGTCGGCGGACAGGGCGCGGTCCATAAGATCGGCCATGCGGTCAAAACCGACCGAGGCGCGGTAGAGGGGTGCGCGATCAAAGCTACGCATGTCATACATCCTTTCGAAGCGATGTCTATGTTATGCCCCCGGAGACCCGGGCGGCGCGTGACAGGACCCGTTCTGGCGTCCCGTCACAAGAATCTGGGAAGGATTTTTTCGGTTTCAAGAGGGGGCCGGAAGCCCCCTGCAATCTGTATGCACACCGTATCTCAGGCGTATGCAGAGCGTATCTCGTGCCGTCAGTTAATCGAAACCGCCGGAGGCTTCGGCCCGCCTGTCGCCCAGTCGAGCAATTCGACCGTGTGAACCACCGGCGTATCCGTGCCGGAACTGATCTGGACCATGCAGCCGATATTGCCCGCCGCGATGATCTGCGGCGCGGTTGCCGACAGCGTGGCGAGCTTGCGGCGTTTCAACTCGCCGGAAAGCTCCGGTTGCAGCATGTTATACGTCCCCGCCGAGCCGCAGCAGAGATGCGGGTTTTCGGGTTCCACCACCTCGAACCCGGCCTTGCGCAGAAGGCCTTGCGGCGCGGCCTTGATCTGCTGGCCATGTTGCAGCGAGCAGGCCGAGTGGTAAGCGACGCGGGCCGGTTGCCCCTGTCCCTGTCCCCGCCCCTCGGGCAGGCCATTCGCGGCGAAGAATTCGGTCACGTCTTTTGCCAGAGCGGCGATGCGGATCGCGTCGGGTTCGATCTGATCCCCCGCAAAAAGATGTCCATAATCCTTGATCGTGGTGCCGCAGCCGGAGGTGTTGATGATGACCGCATCAAGCGGTTCCTCCCGATCCGCCGCGATCAGCGAGGCGATGGCGGCGCGGGCGGAGGCACGGCCATCATCCTCGCGGCCCATATGGAGCGTCATCGCGCCGCAGCAGCCGAAATCCTTCGGAATCACCACCTCACACCCGGCCCGGCGCAAGAGGCGGATGGTGGCGTCGTTGATGTCGGTGTTCAATGACCGCTGCGCGCAACCGATCATCAGCGCGACGCGGGCGCGTTTTTCAGTCGTCGGCGCGAAAACCTGCGCATCGTCATTCGGGCTGCGCTTCGGCAGAGACGGCGGGGCCATGTCCAGCATCGCCCGCAGCCGCGCATCGGGCATCAGGCGGCGGAAGGGCCGCGCCAGCTTTGCACCCATCATGGCCAGCCGGAACCGGCGCTGATAGGGCAGCACGCTCGCCAGCATCCAGCGCAGCGCCCGGTCGCGCCAGGGGCGGCGATAGGTGTCTTCGATATGTTTCTTGCCGACCTCGAGCAGATGGGCGTAATGCACGCCTGACGGGCAGGTCGTCATGCAGGCGAGGCAGCCCAGACAGCGGTCGATATGGGTGACGGTTTTCTCATCTGCCGGACGGCCCGATTCCAGCATGTCCTTCATCAGGTAGATACGGCCACGAGGGCTGTCGAGTTCGTCGCCCCGGATGAGGAATGTCGGGCAAGTCGCTGTGCAGAAACCGCAATGCACGCAGGCGCGCAGGATCTTGTTGGCCTCGGCAAGCCCCGGATCCTGCAATTGCTCGGCGGTGAACTCGGTTTTCATGCCGCCCCCTCAAGCAGCAGACCGCGCGGGTCGAAGCTGGCGCGTATCCCGGCGTTGAGCCGCGCGATGACCGGATCGGTTTCGGGCAGCGACATCGCTGCGCCACGTTCGCAATCGGCGCGCGCGCCTTGCGGCAGGTCGGGACGCCAGTCTTGCGGGGCCTCGGCCCGGATCAATGCGCCGCCCCAATCGACGATATGCGGATCGGGAAGCTGCGCGAGCAGCGGTTCGGCCTGCGAGGGGCGCAGCACGATGCGCCAAAGCGCGGCCTCCCCTGTCTGTCCGTAATCGCGCAGCGTGGCGAAATCGGCATCGCCCTCGACCGTTTCAATCGCGGCTTGCGGACCGAGTGCCTCGCGCAGGCGACCGGCGCGGTATTCGACGGAACCCGCCAGCCCTTCCAGCCGCAGGATCACCGTGCCATTCGTCAGCCTGCCCGCCCCGGTCACGTCGAACGGGCCGGTCAGCGCCGTGGTCATGGCGGCGATTGCGCCCGCATCATCCAGCCCTGTCAGCCGCAGCGTGGCGCGGACCGGGGGGACCGGCGCGGTTTTCAGGGCAACTTCCGTGATCGCGCCGAGCGTGCCGCGCGCGCCCGCCGACAGCTTCACCAGATCATAGCCGGTGACGTTCTTCATCACCCGCCCGCCATTGCGGATGATCTCACCTTCGCCTGTCACCATGCGGATGCCCAGCATCGCATCGCGGCAGGCCCCGGCAGAGACCCGGCGCGGGCCGGAGGCATTTGCCGCCACCACGCCGCCGATGGTCGAGCCGTCGCGCGGGTCGGGTTCAAAGGCCAGCATCTGATTTTCCGCCGCAAGCGCCGCCTGCACCTCCGCCAGAGGCGTACCGGCGCGGACGACAACCGTCAGCGCCTCCGGCTCATAAAGCGTGATGCCGGTGAGGGCGCGCAGGTCGATGCGGTTGCCCTGCCCTTCGCCGGGCCGCAGCCGGGTGGCCCCGCCGGTGATCGAGACCGGGCTGGTGGCGGCGCGGATCAGGGCCGCGAGTTCCTTTTCGGTTTCAGGCCGCATCCTGCCCCCCTTGTCCGCGACGCGCGGCGCTGACGGTCAGGGGAAAGACCTTGGCGGGGTTGAGCAGCCATTGCGGGTCGAACACGTCCTTGACGCGCATCTGCGCCTCCAGATCCGCCGGGGTGTATTGCGCGGTCATCAACTCGCGTTTCTCCACGCCCACGCCGTGTTCGCCGGTCAGGCAGCCGCCGACCTCCACGCAGAGCCGGAGGATATCGGCGCCCAGATCCTCGCAGCGCTCCAGATCGCCGGGGGCGTTCGCGTCATAAAGGATCAGCGGGTGCATATTGCCGTCGCCTGCGTGGAAGACATTGGCGACGCGCAGCCCGGCCTTGGCCGATAATTCGCCGATCCGGTTCAGCACATGGGGAAGCTGGCTGACCGGGATGGTGCCGTCGAGGCACATATAGTCGCTGATGACGCCCATTGCGCCGAAGGCGGATTTGCGGCCCAGCCAGATGCGGCGCGATTCGTCCTCTGACCCCGATTCGCGGAATTCGAGCGGCGCGAAACCTTGGGCAATGTCGCGGATCAGGCGGAGTTGTTCGTCGATTTCGGGGGCGGAGCCTTCGACCTCCACGATCAGCAGCGCCTCGCAATCGGGGTAGCCCGCGCCGCAGAAATCCTCGGTCGCGGCGATGCAGGGGCGGTCCATATATTCGATGGCGACGGGCAGGATGCCGGAGCGGATGATGGCGGCAACGCAGGCCCCGGCGGTCTCCGCACTGTCGAAGGCGATGAGGACGGGGCGTGCGCCTTCGGGGGTGGGGAGGATGCGCAGCGTGGCTTCGGTGACGATGCCGAGCTGGCCCTCGGAGCCGCAGATGACGCCGAGCAGGTCGAGCCCCGCACCTTCGCCCATGGGACCGCCGAGCTCGACGACGGCGCCGTCCATCAGCACCACGGTCGCGCCGAGCAGGTTGTTGGTGGTGACGCCGTATTTCAGGCAATGCGCGCCGCCGGAATTCATGGCGATATTGCCGCCGATGGCGCAGGCGAGTTGGCTGGACGGGTCGGGGGCGTAGAAGAAGCCCTGCCCTGCAACCGCGCCGGTGACGGCGAGATTGGTGCGCCCGGTCTGGACGCGGATCAGCCGGTCCTGCGGGTTGATCTCCAGCACATCGGTCATGCGGGCCAGTCCGATGACAACCGCATCCGCCGTGGGCATGGAGCCGCCTGCGAGGCTGGTGCCCGCGCCGCGCGGCACGACCGGCACCCGCTCATCATGGCAGATACGCAGCACCGCCGCGACCTCCGCCGTGGTGGAGGGCAGCACGACGGCCAGAGGCGGGCAGCGATAGGCGGAAAGCGCGTCGCATTCATAGGCGCGCGTTTCCGCCGGATCGGTGATGACCGCTGCCGGGTCCGCCAATGCATCGGTCAGCCGTGCCGCAATCTGGTCGCGGCGCGAGATGACCGACATATCGGGGGCCGGCATCTCCATATCAGGCCTTCGCGGCGTTGATGAGCCGGGCGATCTCGTCCTTGAGATGCGCGCGTTTGCGGCGCAGCTCGGTCTCATGTTCTTCCGACGTCGGCTTGACGTGGGTTTCCGCCGCCGCGACTTCGTCATTCACCTCGTCATATTCGTCCAGCAGGCGGGCGAAATGATTATCCGAGGTTTTCAGATCGTGGATGGTCTGGGCGTCGTTCGGGAATTCTTCGTGGATGGCGTGTGAAGCGGCCATGTGATCCTCCATTGCAATCGGCAATATAGTTAGTCCCGCAGTCTTCGGCTGGCAACT
The genomic region above belongs to Paracoccus sp. SCSIO 75233 and contains:
- the trmFO gene encoding methylenetetrahydrofolate--tRNA-(uracil(54)-C(5))-methyltransferase (FADH(2)-oxidizing) TrmFO — protein: MEPVHIIGAGLAGSEAAWQISRAGVPVVLHEMRPHVETFAHKTGDFAEMVCSNSFRSDDDQNNAVGQLHWEMRQANGLIMAMADRHKLPAGGALAVDREAFSADVTAALRGEPLISVETGEITALPAEGRWIIATGPLTSAALGDAIRAETGADALAFFDAIAPIVYADTIDMGVAWRQSRYDKGETEEERTAYINCPMTKAEYEAFIDALLSADKTEFHEGETAGYFDGCLPIEVMSERGRETLRHGPMKPVGLTNAHKPDEKPYAVVQLRRDNALGTLYNIVGFQTKMKYGAQTEVFRMIPGLQNASFARLGGIHRNSFLNSPTLLDDRMRLRTRPNLRFAGQVTGVEGYVESAAMGLLAGRMAAAEAQGRDLTPPPGTTAMGALIHHITGGAEAKTFQPMNVNFGLFPPVEAKGGRRGRKDRYPAYTNRAKEDFSAWLAGA
- a CDS encoding Hsp20 family protein encodes the protein MRSFDRAPLYRASVGFDRMADLMDRALSADSATQSYPPYNIEKTGDDAYRISVAVAGFTADDLNVELRDGAVIVSAKKAEEDEDRTFLHRGIATRAFERRFTLAEHIRVEGASHQDGMLHIDLIREVPESLKPRRIAIDRVENSARVEKLDS
- the glcF gene encoding glycolate oxidase subunit GlcF; this encodes MKTEFTAEQLQDPGLAEANKILRACVHCGFCTATCPTFLIRGDELDSPRGRIYLMKDMLESGRPADEKTVTHIDRCLGCLACMTTCPSGVHYAHLLEVGKKHIEDTYRRPWRDRALRWMLASVLPYQRRFRLAMMGAKLARPFRRLMPDARLRAMLDMAPPSLPKRSPNDDAQVFAPTTEKRARVALMIGCAQRSLNTDINDATIRLLRRAGCEVVIPKDFGCCGAMTLHMGREDDGRASARAAIASLIAADREEPLDAVIINTSGCGTTIKDYGHLFAGDQIEPDAIRIAALAKDVTEFFAANGLPEGRGQGQGQPARVAYHSACSLQHGQQIKAAPQGLLRKAGFEVVEPENPHLCCGSAGTYNMLQPELSGELKRRKLATLSATAPQIIAAGNIGCMVQISSGTDTPVVHTVELLDWATGGPKPPAVSIN
- a CDS encoding FAD-binding protein gives rise to the protein MRPETEKELAALIRAATSPVSITGGATRLRPGEGQGNRIDLRALTGITLYEPEALTVVVRAGTPLAEVQAALAAENQMLAFEPDPRDGSTIGGVVAANASGPRRVSAGACRDAMLGIRMVTGEGEIIRNGGRVMKNVTGYDLVKLSAGARGTLGAITEVALKTAPVPPVRATLRLTGLDDAGAIAAMTTALTGPFDVTGAGRLTNGTVILRLEGLAGSVEYRAGRLREALGPQAAIETVEGDADFATLRDYGQTGEAALWRIVLRPSQAEPLLAQLPDPHIVDWGGALIRAEAPQDWRPDLPQGARADCERGAAMSLPETDPVIARLNAGIRASFDPRGLLLEGAA
- a CDS encoding FAD-linked oxidase C-terminal domain-containing protein, with translation MEMPAPDMSVISRRDQIAARLTDALADPAAVITDPAETRAYECDALSAYRCPPLAVVLPSTTAEVAAVLRICHDERVPVVPRGAGTSLAGGSMPTADAVVIGLARMTDVLEINPQDRLIRVQTGRTNLAVTGAVAGQGFFYAPDPSSQLACAIGGNIAMNSGGAHCLKYGVTTNNLLGATVVLMDGAVVELGGPMGEGAGLDLLGVICGSEGQLGIVTEATLRILPTPEGARPVLIAFDSAETAGACVAAIIRSGILPVAIEYMDRPCIAATEDFCGAGYPDCEALLIVEVEGSAPEIDEQLRLIRDIAQGFAPLEFRESGSEDESRRIWLGRKSAFGAMGVISDYMCLDGTIPVSQLPHVLNRIGELSAKAGLRVANVFHAGDGNMHPLILYDANAPGDLERCEDLGADILRLCVEVGGCLTGEHGVGVEKRELMTAQYTPADLEAQMRVKDVFDPQWLLNPAKVFPLTVSAARRGQGGQDAA
- a CDS encoding YdcH family protein yields the protein MAASHAIHEEFPNDAQTIHDLKTSDNHFARLLDEYDEVNDEVAAAETHVKPTSEEHETELRRKRAHLKDEIARLINAAKA